The Ooceraea biroi isolate clonal line C1 chromosome 11, Obir_v5.4, whole genome shotgun sequence genome includes a region encoding these proteins:
- the LOC105274470 gene encoding integrator complex subunit 3 isoform X1, whose amino-acid sequence MEQPKTPTPRLLNANRIENKDELEEKLERCHSMLQNLIVGLSEKEVHDTLNNAVCKDKTHEEVSLGLLVAILTDPQNSAKSYRDLTLITRDGLAVVLLHLNQLVLEKYLKLTDVTRSQLLWLLRELIRTSVTSVDNLCLSLLRHAAGGDISQKNLFLVDALLDIFQENRAWLDKYSFLVASIVYTYLRLIEDHNAPHLAGLRQKEVTFTVSLIRERMTDCMAIGRDLVRLLQNVARLSEFEALWKDILLNPKSLCPTFNGVLQLLQTRTSRRFLQSRLTPDMERKLVFLTSNVRFGNHKRYQDWFQRQYLATPESQSLRCDLIRFIVGVIHPTNELLCSDIIPRWAVIGWLFTTCTSNVAASNAKLALFYDWLFFEPEKDNIMNIEPAILVMHNSMRSHPPVTATLLDFLCRIIPNFYPALTDKVRNGIFSSLRQILDKRVLPSLYPLFDSPKLDRELRSKIRETFKEFCLPPNTEPGNKVLKYSGKIEEINKEHNPGTVTENTTNSTVENNHVTQDSEPAFSDEEEESPLRIVTKVEDEEDEDDVPLSAVKLKNEQKNANCVVKKEDIASHFPQIESEKLRNDVETLRTETDNEARCQAMERIVQGVLDNEFDTDTISSLANCTSTILSPQITAQIFPPDNLNEETFADSISTPLFVMFRNQFQLCKEENPRRKLLARVLAEMQSVQARIGYLLLYFLKVWGREEEKREGEQRLARNKHATQKAKRKRKEEEGNTLTFVPFDFSSVLNDVKASVYKDFCTHRDKKLDACLIADLKLCHEDNIFMLCYLVPDVYMGFQNVALGNVQLLHLVVSTVDSCQLQDLICQIMQGHLKMLKKESFTSLLTASLNWETFEQYCFWQLIFAHDFPIDYVLPVLPKLQFRNHAEALTSILFMLKQEKPTLDLLRQLLARQKVDGDMFVVAALRYWCRDYEEKLGELLANLLSTRYPATSPNKRKRSGAKQNQQSGPPTGEQVLGHLDQLRQHCTSSAELQLYHSEGMQRALQQAQAASSDSLRKSYGDLFALAEVNEENEPPPPPTSSSARKHTTASSGGGGGGGGGGGGGGKGGHRKTGANTRERSNMKRPLPRYHIDSTSSSEEEEIVNPKQAKKRKKINPVGSDSD is encoded by the exons ATGGAGCAGCCGAAGACTCCCACGCCCCGGCTACTCAACGCGAACCGCATCGAGAATAAGGACGAGCTGGAAGag AAATTGGAAAGATGCCATTCGATGCTGCAAAATCTGATTGTGGGACTCTCGGAGAAGGAGGTCCACGATACGCTGAACAATGCAGTGTGCAAGGACAAGACGCACGAGGAGGTTTCCCTGGGGCTGCTGGTGGCGATCTTGACAGATCCGCAGAACTCAGCCAAGAGTTACAGGGACTTGACGTTGATCACGCGAGACGGCCTCGCCGTTGTCTTGCTCCACCTCAATCAATTAGTATTGGAGAAATACTTGAAGTTAACCGACGTCACCAGGAGTCAGCTGCTATGGTTGCTGCGAGAACTAATACGGACTAGTGTAACTAGTGTGGATAATCTTTGTTTGAGTTTGTTGAGGCACGCAGCGGGCGGTGATATCTCCCAGAAAAACTTGTTTCTAGTTGACGCGCTCTTAGACATTTTTCAAGAGAATCGAGCTTGGTTGGACAAATACTCTTTTTTAGTAGCGTCAATTGTGTACACGTACTTGCGGTTAATAGAAGACCACAATGCGCCTCATTTGGCTGGTCTGCGGCAAAAGGAAGTGACTTTTACAGTGTCTTTGATAAGGGAACGAATGACAGATTGCATGGCTATCGGAAG GGATCTGGTACGTTTGCTGCAAAACGTGGCAAGATTATCCGAGTTTGAAGCGCTGTGGAAGGACATACTGCTCAATCCGAAAAGCCTTTGCCCCACTTTCAACGGCGTCCTCCAACTGCTACAGACGAGAACCTCCAGGAGATTCCTGCAGTCTCGCCTGACGCCGGATATGGAGAGGAAACTCGTGTTCCTCACGAGCAACGTCCGTTTCGGTAATCACAAGCGCTATCAGGACTGGTTTCAGAGGCAGTACCTGGCAACGCCTGAATCGCAGTCGCTGAGGTGCGATCTCATTCGTTTTATCGTCGGTGTGATACACCCGACGAACGAGCTGTTGTGCTCCGATATCATACCGCGGTGGGCGGTAATAGGTTGGCTTTTCACCACGTGCACCTCCAACGTGGCCGCCAGCAACGCAAAACTGGCCTTGTTCTACGACTGGCTGTTCTTCGAACCCGAGAAAGACAACATTATGAACATCGAGCCGGCGATCCTCGTCATGCACAATTCAATGAGGTCTCATCCACCCGTCACTGCCACACTTCTAGATTTTTTATGCAGG ATAATTCCAAACTTTTACCCTGCGCTAACGGACAAAGTGAGAAACGGGATATTCTCGTCGTTACGACAAATTTTGGACAAGCGTGTTTTGCCTAGCTTATATCCGTTATTCGATAGTCCGAAGCTGGATCGGGAACTGAGAAGCAAGATACGGGAGACCTTTAAGGAGTTTTGCCTGCCACCGAACACAGAACCTG GCAATAAGGTTCTGAAATATTCAGGTAAAATAGAAGAGATCAACAAGGAGCACAATCCAGGAACCGTAACAGAGAATACCACGAACTCGACTGTGGAGAATAATCATGTCACGCAGGACTCAGAGCCGGCTTTCAgtgacgaggaggaggagtcACCTCTCAG AATAGTGACGAAGgtcgaggacgaggaggacgaggacgatgtGCCGCTGTCCGCGGTGAAGTTGAAAAACGAGCAGAAGAACGCGAATTGTGTTGTGAAGAAGGAGGACATCGCGAGCCACTTCCCTCAGATAGAGTCGGAGAAGTTGCGGAACGACGTCGAGACGTTGCGTACGGAGACCGACAATGAAGCGAGGTGTCAAGCGATGGAGAGGATAGTGCAAGGCGTCCTGGACAATGAGTTCGACACCGATACGATATCTTCCCTGGCAAACTGCACATCGACTATCCTGTCGCCGCAGATCACGGCACAGATCTTCCCGCCGGACAATCTGAACGAGGAAACGTTCGCTGACAGCATAAGCACACCGTTATTCGTCATGTTCCGAAATCAGTTTCAACTGTGCAAGGAAGAGAATCCCAGGAGGAAGCTTCTGGCCAGGGTACTGGCAGAGATGCAATCGGTCCAAGCGAGGATTGGATATTTGCTTCTGTATTTCCTGAAGGTCTGGGGCAGGGAGGAGGAAAAGAGGGAGGGCGAGCAGAGGTTAGCACGAAACAAACATGCGACACAGAAggcaaaaagaaagagaaaggaagaggaaggaaatACACTTACCTTTGTACCGTTTGATTTCAGTAGCGTGTTGAATGATGTCAAGGCATCGGTATACAAAGACTTCTGCACGCACCGAGACAAGAAGTTGGACGCGTGTCTAATCGCGGACCTGAAG CTCTGCCACGAAGACAACATATTCATGTTGTGCTACCTTGTGCCCGACGTCTACATGGGATTTCAGAATGTCGCTCTCGGGAACGTTCAGCTGTTGCACCTGGTCGTGTCGACCGTGGATTCGTGCCAGTTGCAAGACCTAATTTGCCAGATAATGCAAGGCCATCTGAAGATGCTGAAGAAGGAATCGTTCACCAGCTTGCTGACGGCTAGCTTGAACTGGGAGACCTTCGAACAATACTGCTTCTGGCAGCTCATATTCGCGCACGACTTTCCTATCGATTACGTACTGCCGGTTTTGCCGAAGCTGCAGTTCCGCAACCACGCGGAGGCACTCACCTCGATTCTGTTCATGCTCAAGCAAGAGAA GCCGACGTTGGATCTTTTGCGACAGTTGCTCGCACGACAGAAAGTCGACGGTGACATGTTCGTTGTGGCCGCGCTGCGTTACTGGTGTCGCGATTACGAGGAGAAGCTCGGCGAATTGCTCGCCAATCTGCTCAGTACTCGTTACCCCGCGACCAGCCCGAACAAGCGGAAACGTTCCGGTGCCAAGCAAAATCAGCAATCCGGACCGCCCACAGGTGAGCAGGTTCTCGGCCATCTGGACCAATTACGTCAGCACTGCACGTCCTCCGCGGAGCTGCAGCTGTACCATTCCGAGGGGATGCAAAGGGCGTTACAGCAAGCGCAGGCGGCCAGCAGCGACTCGCTGAGGAAGAGCTATGGCGATCTGTTTGCGCTGGCCGAGGTCAACGAGGAGAACgaaccgccgccaccaccaacGAGCAGCTCTGCGAGAAAGCACACCACCGCCTCTTCTGGAgggggtggtggtggcggcggtggcggcggggGTGGTGGCAAGGGCGGACACAGAAAAACTGGTGCTAACACGAGGGAAAGATCCAACATGAAAAGACCACTACCGCGGTATCACATCGACAGCACCTCTAGTAGCGAA GAGGAAGAGATCGTGAACCCAAAGCaagcgaaaaaaagaaaaaagatcaaTCCAGTGGGCTCGGACAGCGACTGA
- the LOC105274470 gene encoding integrator complex subunit 3 isoform X3, which yields MEQPKTPTPRLLNANRIENKDELEEKLERCHSMLQNLIVGLSEKEVHDTLNNAVCKDKTHEEVSLGLLVAILTDPQNSAKSYRDLTLITRDGLAVVLLHLNQLVLEKYLKLTDVTRSQLLWLLRELIRTSVTSVDNLCLSLLRHAAGGDISQKNLFLVDALLDIFQENRAWLDKYSFLVASIVYTYLRLIEDHNAPHLAGLRQKEVTFTVSLIRERMTDCMAIGRDLVRLLQNVARLSEFEALWKDILLNPKSLCPTFNGVLQLLQTRTSRRFLQSRLTPDMERKLVFLTSNVRFGNHKRYQDWFQRQYLATPESQSLRCDLIRFIVGVIHPTNELLCSDIIPRWAVIGWLFTTCTSNVAASNAKLALFYDWLFFEPEKDNIMNIEPAILVMHNSMRSHPPVTATLLDFLCRIIPNFYPALTDKVRNGIFSSLRQILDKRVLPSLYPLFDSPKLDRELRSKIRETFKEFCLPPNTEPGNKVLKYSGKIEEINKEHNPGTVTENTTNSTVENNHVTQDSEPAFSDEEEESPLRIVTKVEDEEDEDDVPLSAVKLKNEQKNANCVVKKEDIASHFPQIESEKLRNDVETLRTETDNEARCQAMERIVQGVLDNEFDTDTISSLANCTSTILSPQITAQIFPPDNLNEETFADSISTPLFVMFRNQFQLCKEENPRRKLLARVLAEMQSVQARIGYLLLYFLKVWGREEEKREGEQSSVLNDVKASVYKDFCTHRDKKLDACLIADLKLCHEDNIFMLCYLVPDVYMGFQNVALGNVQLLHLVVSTVDSCQLQDLICQIMQGHLKMLKKESFTSLLTASLNWETFEQYCFWQLIFAHDFPIDYVLPVLPKLQFRNHAEALTSILFMLKQEKPTLDLLRQLLARQKVDGDMFVVAALRYWCRDYEEKLGELLANLLSTRYPATSPNKRKRSGAKQNQQSGPPTGEQVLGHLDQLRQHCTSSAELQLYHSEGMQRALQQAQAASSDSLRKSYGDLFALAEVNEENEPPPPPTSSSARKHTTASSGGGGGGGGGGGGGGKGGHRKTGANTRERSNMKRPLPRYHIDSTSSSEEEEIVNPKQAKKRKKINPVGSDSD from the exons ATGGAGCAGCCGAAGACTCCCACGCCCCGGCTACTCAACGCGAACCGCATCGAGAATAAGGACGAGCTGGAAGag AAATTGGAAAGATGCCATTCGATGCTGCAAAATCTGATTGTGGGACTCTCGGAGAAGGAGGTCCACGATACGCTGAACAATGCAGTGTGCAAGGACAAGACGCACGAGGAGGTTTCCCTGGGGCTGCTGGTGGCGATCTTGACAGATCCGCAGAACTCAGCCAAGAGTTACAGGGACTTGACGTTGATCACGCGAGACGGCCTCGCCGTTGTCTTGCTCCACCTCAATCAATTAGTATTGGAGAAATACTTGAAGTTAACCGACGTCACCAGGAGTCAGCTGCTATGGTTGCTGCGAGAACTAATACGGACTAGTGTAACTAGTGTGGATAATCTTTGTTTGAGTTTGTTGAGGCACGCAGCGGGCGGTGATATCTCCCAGAAAAACTTGTTTCTAGTTGACGCGCTCTTAGACATTTTTCAAGAGAATCGAGCTTGGTTGGACAAATACTCTTTTTTAGTAGCGTCAATTGTGTACACGTACTTGCGGTTAATAGAAGACCACAATGCGCCTCATTTGGCTGGTCTGCGGCAAAAGGAAGTGACTTTTACAGTGTCTTTGATAAGGGAACGAATGACAGATTGCATGGCTATCGGAAG GGATCTGGTACGTTTGCTGCAAAACGTGGCAAGATTATCCGAGTTTGAAGCGCTGTGGAAGGACATACTGCTCAATCCGAAAAGCCTTTGCCCCACTTTCAACGGCGTCCTCCAACTGCTACAGACGAGAACCTCCAGGAGATTCCTGCAGTCTCGCCTGACGCCGGATATGGAGAGGAAACTCGTGTTCCTCACGAGCAACGTCCGTTTCGGTAATCACAAGCGCTATCAGGACTGGTTTCAGAGGCAGTACCTGGCAACGCCTGAATCGCAGTCGCTGAGGTGCGATCTCATTCGTTTTATCGTCGGTGTGATACACCCGACGAACGAGCTGTTGTGCTCCGATATCATACCGCGGTGGGCGGTAATAGGTTGGCTTTTCACCACGTGCACCTCCAACGTGGCCGCCAGCAACGCAAAACTGGCCTTGTTCTACGACTGGCTGTTCTTCGAACCCGAGAAAGACAACATTATGAACATCGAGCCGGCGATCCTCGTCATGCACAATTCAATGAGGTCTCATCCACCCGTCACTGCCACACTTCTAGATTTTTTATGCAGG ATAATTCCAAACTTTTACCCTGCGCTAACGGACAAAGTGAGAAACGGGATATTCTCGTCGTTACGACAAATTTTGGACAAGCGTGTTTTGCCTAGCTTATATCCGTTATTCGATAGTCCGAAGCTGGATCGGGAACTGAGAAGCAAGATACGGGAGACCTTTAAGGAGTTTTGCCTGCCACCGAACACAGAACCTG GCAATAAGGTTCTGAAATATTCAGGTAAAATAGAAGAGATCAACAAGGAGCACAATCCAGGAACCGTAACAGAGAATACCACGAACTCGACTGTGGAGAATAATCATGTCACGCAGGACTCAGAGCCGGCTTTCAgtgacgaggaggaggagtcACCTCTCAG AATAGTGACGAAGgtcgaggacgaggaggacgaggacgatgtGCCGCTGTCCGCGGTGAAGTTGAAAAACGAGCAGAAGAACGCGAATTGTGTTGTGAAGAAGGAGGACATCGCGAGCCACTTCCCTCAGATAGAGTCGGAGAAGTTGCGGAACGACGTCGAGACGTTGCGTACGGAGACCGACAATGAAGCGAGGTGTCAAGCGATGGAGAGGATAGTGCAAGGCGTCCTGGACAATGAGTTCGACACCGATACGATATCTTCCCTGGCAAACTGCACATCGACTATCCTGTCGCCGCAGATCACGGCACAGATCTTCCCGCCGGACAATCTGAACGAGGAAACGTTCGCTGACAGCATAAGCACACCGTTATTCGTCATGTTCCGAAATCAGTTTCAACTGTGCAAGGAAGAGAATCCCAGGAGGAAGCTTCTGGCCAGGGTACTGGCAGAGATGCAATCGGTCCAAGCGAGGATTGGATATTTGCTTCTGTATTTCCTGAAGGTCTGGGGCAGGGAGGAGGAAAAGAGGGAGGGCGAGCAGAG TAGCGTGTTGAATGATGTCAAGGCATCGGTATACAAAGACTTCTGCACGCACCGAGACAAGAAGTTGGACGCGTGTCTAATCGCGGACCTGAAG CTCTGCCACGAAGACAACATATTCATGTTGTGCTACCTTGTGCCCGACGTCTACATGGGATTTCAGAATGTCGCTCTCGGGAACGTTCAGCTGTTGCACCTGGTCGTGTCGACCGTGGATTCGTGCCAGTTGCAAGACCTAATTTGCCAGATAATGCAAGGCCATCTGAAGATGCTGAAGAAGGAATCGTTCACCAGCTTGCTGACGGCTAGCTTGAACTGGGAGACCTTCGAACAATACTGCTTCTGGCAGCTCATATTCGCGCACGACTTTCCTATCGATTACGTACTGCCGGTTTTGCCGAAGCTGCAGTTCCGCAACCACGCGGAGGCACTCACCTCGATTCTGTTCATGCTCAAGCAAGAGAA GCCGACGTTGGATCTTTTGCGACAGTTGCTCGCACGACAGAAAGTCGACGGTGACATGTTCGTTGTGGCCGCGCTGCGTTACTGGTGTCGCGATTACGAGGAGAAGCTCGGCGAATTGCTCGCCAATCTGCTCAGTACTCGTTACCCCGCGACCAGCCCGAACAAGCGGAAACGTTCCGGTGCCAAGCAAAATCAGCAATCCGGACCGCCCACAGGTGAGCAGGTTCTCGGCCATCTGGACCAATTACGTCAGCACTGCACGTCCTCCGCGGAGCTGCAGCTGTACCATTCCGAGGGGATGCAAAGGGCGTTACAGCAAGCGCAGGCGGCCAGCAGCGACTCGCTGAGGAAGAGCTATGGCGATCTGTTTGCGCTGGCCGAGGTCAACGAGGAGAACgaaccgccgccaccaccaacGAGCAGCTCTGCGAGAAAGCACACCACCGCCTCTTCTGGAgggggtggtggtggcggcggtggcggcggggGTGGTGGCAAGGGCGGACACAGAAAAACTGGTGCTAACACGAGGGAAAGATCCAACATGAAAAGACCACTACCGCGGTATCACATCGACAGCACCTCTAGTAGCGAA GAGGAAGAGATCGTGAACCCAAAGCaagcgaaaaaaagaaaaaagatcaaTCCAGTGGGCTCGGACAGCGACTGA